In Candidatus Methylomirabilota bacterium, the following proteins share a genomic window:
- a CDS encoding branched-chain amino acid ABC transporter permease, translating to MGIQLLVTGLAVGSMYGLVALGYHITWVTSRTMNFSQGQAVMVGAVVAYGLRVALGWPFLLTLFGTLVVSALFGVVIERLAVRPFFRSASPAWLLATIACGTIAENVAMLTFGKDARAFPSALATRPVLVAGAGVYPQELLVPVVGLALMGGVQFFYHRTFYGKQLKAVAYNPEAAGLMGIHIPRAVMTAYALSALLAGVAGLLLAPLLNVAPTMGTIIGLKAFAVAIIGGLDSAGGILVAGFLYGLIESFVAGYVSTGAREIVGFAVVIAMLVVRPWGLGGARPTRRV from the coding sequence GTGGGGATTCAGCTCCTCGTCACCGGTCTGGCCGTCGGGAGCATGTACGGTCTGGTGGCGCTCGGGTATCACATCACCTGGGTCACCAGCCGGACGATGAACTTCTCGCAGGGCCAGGCGGTGATGGTGGGCGCGGTCGTCGCCTACGGGCTGCGCGTCGCCCTGGGCTGGCCGTTCCTCCTGACCCTCTTCGGCACCCTCGTCGTCTCCGCGCTCTTCGGCGTCGTCATCGAGCGGCTGGCGGTGCGGCCGTTCTTCCGCTCCGCGTCGCCCGCGTGGCTCCTGGCCACCATCGCCTGCGGGACCATCGCCGAGAACGTGGCGATGCTCACCTTCGGCAAGGACGCGCGCGCCTTTCCCTCGGCGCTGGCCACCCGGCCGGTGCTCGTCGCCGGCGCCGGCGTCTATCCCCAGGAGCTGCTGGTGCCGGTGGTGGGGCTCGCGCTCATGGGCGGCGTGCAGTTCTTCTACCACCGGACCTTCTACGGCAAGCAGCTCAAGGCCGTCGCCTACAACCCCGAGGCGGCGGGGCTCATGGGCATCCACATCCCGCGCGCCGTCATGACCGCCTATGCGCTCTCGGCGCTCCTGGCGGGGGTGGCGGGCCTGCTGCTGGCGCCGCTCCTCAACGTGGCGCCCACCATGGGCACGATCATCGGGCTCAAGGCGTTCGCCGTCGCCATCATCGGCGGTCTCGACTCTGCGGGGGGAATTCTGGTAGCCGGCTTTCTCTACGGGCTGATCGAATCCTTCGTCGCCGGCTACGTATCGACCGGCGCCCGCGAGATCGTCGGCTTTGCCGTGGTCATCGCCATGCTGGTCGTGCGTCCGTGGGGCCTCGGCGGCGCGCGGCCGACCCGCCGCGTGTGA